A stretch of Ipomoea triloba cultivar NCNSP0323 chromosome 13, ASM357664v1 DNA encodes these proteins:
- the LOC116002512 gene encoding uncharacterized protein LOC116002512: MEVEWWVGMVELVNKPAMMEAFVDILVCIVPIWMAVMIGLMIGWSWRPRWTGILALGLRAKLNRIVWTAPPGFGARRLWFAFTAVSAFSVGRRLWNSFRGRTRKPSSETVDVSAPVDGEGADWTTTASDLVERRSTEDIIQCITGNSGQEKEDVTENDLEHFLLLLDGKDGEMAWQSMMERSTSNMTYQAWRHEAENGPPGLLLRSKTVFEDANPELVRDFFWDDEFRPKWDPMLAYFKILQECSHNGFMIVHWIKKFPFFCSDREYIIGKRIWESGRAYYCVTKSVPYPALSKRDKPRRVDVYFSSWVIRPVESQKRDGQFSACEVTLTHYEDMGIPKDVAKLGVRHGMWGTVKKLHAGFRAYQNMRKTDAPVSRCATMAGITTKLSSQEYGQQEVVSREEQSGEVSNVEHGRNGSGIDWKWVVIGGTVALVSLQTGLLGKALLIGAGQRLGRKRGNPR; encoded by the exons ATGGAGGTGGAGTGGTGGGTGGGGATGGTGGAGCTGGTCAATAAGCCAGCGATGATGGAAGCATTCGTCGACATTTTGGTCTGCATCGTCCCGATTTGGATGGCGGTGATGATCGGCCTCATGATTGGCTGGTCCTGGCGCCCCCGCTGGACGGGGATTCTCGCTCTCGGCCTTAGGGCTAAGTTGAACCGGATCGTCTGGACCGCTCCTCCCGGCTTCGGTGCTCGCCGCCTCTGGTTCGCATTCACGGCTGTGTCTGCGTTCTCGGTTGGCCGGAGGTTGTGGAATAGTTTCCGTGGTAGGACGCGGAAACCGTCTTCCGAGACGGTGGATGTTTCGGCTCCGGTGGATGGAGAAGGTGCTGATTGGACGACCACAGCCTCGGATTTGGTTGAGAGGAGGAGCACTGAGGATATTATTCA GTGCATTACTGGAAATTCTGGCCAAGAGAAAGAGGATGTAACAGAAAATGATCTGGAACATTTTTTGCTACTTCTAGATGGCAAAGATGGGGAGATGGCATGGCAAAGCATGATGGAACGGTCTACTTCAAACATGACGTACCAAGCTTGGCGGCATGAGGCTGAG AATGGCCCACCTGGGTTGCTACTCCGGAGCAAAACTGTGTTTGAGGATGCAAATCCGGAGCTTGTCAGAGATTTCTTCTGGGATGATGAGTTTAGGCCTAAATGGGATCCTATGCTTGCATACTTCAAGATATTGCAGGAGTGTTCTCATAATGGGTTCATGATAGTTCACTGGATCAAAAAG TTTCCATTTTTCTGCAGCGATCGTGAGTATATCATTGGTAAACGAATATGGGAATCAGGAAGAGCATATTATTGTGTAACAAAG AGCGTTCCATATCCAGCTTTGTCAAAGCGGGACAAACCTAGGCGTGTGGATGTGTACTTCTCAAGTTGGGTTATCAGGCCTG tgGAATCACAAAAGAGAGACGGACAATTCTCTGCTTGTGAAGTCACCCTTACCCATTACGAAGACATGGGAATTCCCAAGGATGTCGCAAAGCTAGGTGTTCGTCATGGTATGTGGGGAACAGTTAAGAAGCTGCACGCTGGCTTCAGAGCATATCAGAACATGAGGAAAACCGATGCACCGGTATCAAGATGTGCCACGATGGCAGGAATCACAACGAAACTATCAAGCCAGGAGTATGGTCAGCAGGAGGTCGTGTCCAGGGAAGAGCAAAGTGGTGAGGTTTCAAACGTCGAGCACGGGAGAAATGGCAGCGGAATTGACTGGAAATGGGTGGTAATAGGAGGAACTGTGGCTCTGGTCAGCCTTCAAACAGGATTATTAGGCAAAGCTCTGTTAATTGGGGCAGGACAAAGACTTGGCCGGAAACGAGGAAATCCTAGGTGA